In the Bos taurus isolate L1 Dominette 01449 registration number 42190680 breed Hereford chromosome 21, ARS-UCD2.0, whole genome shotgun sequence genome, one interval contains:
- the ISLR gene encoding immunoglobulin superfamily containing leucine-rich repeat protein isoform X1: MQELRLLCLVVLVGLAQACPEPCECGEKYGFHIADCAYRDLQAVPSGFPANVTTLSLSANQLPSLPGGAFREVPRLQSLWLAHNEIRSVAAGALASLSQLKSLDLSHNLISDFAWSDLHSLSALQLLKMDSNELTFIPRDAFRSLRALRSLQLNHNRLHTLAEGTFAPLTALSHLQINDNPFDCTCGIVWFKTWALTTAVSIPEQDNITCTSPHVLKGTRLNRLLPLPCSAPSVQLTYQPSQDGAELRPGFVLALHCDVDGQPAPQLHWHIQTPGGTVEITSPNVGADGRALPGVLAASSRPRFQAFANGSLLIPDFGKLEEGTYSCLATNELGSAESSVNVALATPGEGGEDALGRRFQGKAAEGKVCYTVDNEVQPSGPEDNVVIIYLSRARGPEAAATAEGVPGKQPPGLLLLGQSLLFLFLASF, translated from the coding sequence ATGCAGGAGCTGCGTCTGCTGTGCCTGGTGGTCCTCGTGGGCCTGGCACAGGCCTGTCCAGAGCCCTGTGAATGCGGGGAGAAGTACGGCTTCCACATTGCTGACTGTGCCTACCGTGACCTGCAGGCAGTACCATCCGGCTTCCCGGCCAACGTGACCACGCTGAGCCTATCGGCCAACCAGCTGCCAAGCCTGCCGGGGGGCGCCTTTAGGGAGGTGCCCCGGCTGCAGTCGCTGTGGCTGGCCCACAACGAGATCCGCAGTGTGGCCGCGGGTGCCCTGGCCTCTCTGAGCCAACTCAAGAGCCTGGATCTCAGCCACAATCTCATCTCCGACTTTGCCTGGAGCGACCTGCACAGCCTCAGCGCCCTTCAGTTGCTCAAGATGGACAGCAACGAACTGACCTTCATCCCCCGCGATGCCTTCCGCAGCCTTCGTGCCCTGCGCTCGCTGCAGCTCAACCATAACCGCCTGCACACGCTGGCCGAGGGCACCTTTGCCCCGCTCACTGCACTGTCTCACCTGCAGATCAACGACAACCCCTTCGACTGTACCTGCGGCATCGTGTGGTTCAAGACGTGGGCCCTGACCACGGCCGTGTCCATCCCAGAGCAGGACAACATCACCTGCACTTCGCCCCACGTGCTCAAGGGCACGCGGCTGAACCGCCTGCTGCCGCTGCCCTGCTCCGCACCCTCGGTGCAGCTTACCTACCAGCCCAGCCAGGATGGGGCCGAGCTGCGTCCGGGCTTCGTGTTGGCACTGCACTGTGACGTGGATGGGCAGCCGGCCCCTCAGCTCCACTGGCACATCCAGACGCCCGGTGGCACCGTGGAGATCACTAGCCCCAACGTGGGTGCCGATGGGCGTGCCCTGCCTGGTGTCCTGGCAGCCAGCAGCCGCCCGCGCTTCCAAGCCTTTGCCAATGGCAGCCTGCTCATCCCTGACTTTGGCAAGCTGGAGGAGGGTACCTACAGCTGCCTGGCCACCAACGAGCTGGGCAGCGCGGAGAGCTCGGTAAATGTGGCCCTGGCCACACCAGGTGAGGGTGGTGAGGACGCGCTGGGGCGCAGGTTCCAGGGCAAAGCGGCCGAGGGGAAGGTCTGCTACACGGTCGACAACGAGGTGCAGCCGTCGGGTCCAGAGGACAACGTGGTCATCATCTACCTCAGCCGCGCCAGGGGCCCCGAGGCTGCAGCAACAGCAGAAGGGGTCCCTGGGAAGCAGCCCCCTGGGCTGCTTCTGCTGGGCCAgagcctcctcttcctcttcctcgcTTCCTTCTAG